From the genome of Populus trichocarpa isolate Nisqually-1 chromosome 15, P.trichocarpa_v4.1, whole genome shotgun sequence, one region includes:
- the LOC7475628 gene encoding dof zinc finger protein DOF5.4, with product MQDTHSIGGGGRLFSGGGGGDRRLRPHHHQNHQALKCPRCDSLNTKFCYYNNYNLSQPRHFCKSCRRYWTKGGVLRNVPVGGGCRKTKRSKLKQNTPSTTSDAITTSSTRPQELQEQHQRRDHMSSNSHSSSESSSLTATNNTNANTAVEAVSALSVNSVSNNLLNGIVESKIFPRGDMNPSFEPALLEQGSDCGIFSEIGSFTSLITSTNDLSFGFSNTTNQQQQQGLEHHVQNNQNQQQWQNQHQEMTGGGLIDQTIHAELSALPSSSRSTENTGGGFGALDWQLGSGDQAGGFFYLPNTVDQAYWSQSQWNDMTAYLP from the coding sequence ATGCAAGACACCCACTCAATTGGTGGCGGAGGCAGGTTATTTAGCGGTGGAGGTGGGGGTGACAGGCGACTACGGCCACACCACCACCAGAACCACCAAGCATTAAAGTGCCCACGATGTGACTCGCTGAACACGAAATTCTGTTACTACAACAACTACAACCTCTCTCAGCCTCGTCACTTCTGTAAGAGTTGCCGGCGTTACTGGACTAAAGGCGGTGTCCTCCGCAACGTTCCTGTTGGCGGTGGATGCCGCAAGACCAAGCGGTCTAAGCTTAAACAAAACACACCAAGTACAACTTCTGATGCAATTACAACCTCCAGTACTAGACCGCAGGAGCTACAGGAACAACATCAGCGACGAGATCATATGTCCTCCAACTCTCATTCTAGTAGTGAGAGTTCGAGTCTTACGGCTACAAATAACACGAATGCAAATACAGCAGTGGAAGCAGTGTCTGCGCTTTCTGTAAACTCTGTTtccaataatttattaaatggtATTGTTGAGTCCAAAATCTTTCCACGTGGGGATATGAATCCCAGTTTCGAACCTGCTTTGCTCGAGCAAGGATCGGACTGTGGGATTTTCTCGGAGATTGGGAGTTTCACAAGCTTGATCACATCGACGAACGACTTGTCGTTTGGATTTAGCAACACAACGAACCAACAGCAGCAACAAGGGCTTGAGCATCATGTGCAGAACAATCAGAACCAGCAGCAGTGGCAAAATCAGCATCAGGAGATGACAGGAGGAGGGTTGATTGATCAGACGATTCACGCTGAGTTATCAGCTTTGCCGAGTAGTAGTAGATCAACAGAGAATACCGGTGGGGGATTTGGAGCGTTGGATTGGCAGTTAGGGAGTGGAGATCAAGCTGGTgggtttttttatcttcctAATACCGTTGATCAAGCTTACTGGAGTCAGAGCCAATGGAATGATATGACTGCTTACCTCCCGTAA